One window of the Archangium primigenium genome contains the following:
- a CDS encoding peptidylprolyl isomerase, which produces MTSGFLVRRRLGWLVGLVGLVGCEDADTVARVGRASLTREDVGLARAGQSPSVRATPEQALEVLVDEALLAEEARRQGLTDEPTVKARLAAQSRALLANALFERTVAERVTEQALRERYAEERARLERREVHVAHVFARLTENADEATRRQAQARIHRAYARLAGGESFEAVARELSEDAVSAERGGDLGVVREGEVDAAFFTQAVGLVAGAWSKPFESPFGLHVVKALEAPRAVVPPFEEVRGKLETRAREEARTALLERLRGEISIRRHPERLAVPGEAK; this is translated from the coding sequence ATGACGTCTGGATTTCTCGTTCGCCGCCGCCTGGGTTGGCTCGTGGGGCTCGTGGGGCTCGTCGGCTGCGAGGACGCGGACACCGTGGCCCGGGTGGGCCGCGCGTCGCTCACCCGCGAGGACGTGGGGCTCGCGCGCGCGGGGCAGAGCCCCTCCGTGCGCGCCACGCCCGAGCAGGCGCTCGAGGTGCTGGTGGACGAGGCGCTCCTGGCCGAGGAGGCGCGGCGGCAAGGGCTCACGGACGAGCCCACGGTGAAGGCGCGGCTCGCGGCCCAGTCGCGCGCGCTCTTGGCGAACGCGCTGTTCGAGCGGACGGTGGCGGAGCGGGTGACGGAGCAGGCCCTGCGGGAGCGGTACGCGGAGGAGCGCGCGCGTCTGGAGCGCCGCGAGGTGCACGTGGCGCATGTGTTCGCCCGGCTCACCGAGAACGCGGACGAGGCCACGCGGCGCCAGGCCCAGGCGCGCATCCACCGGGCCTACGCGCGGCTCGCGGGCGGGGAGTCCTTCGAGGCCGTGGCGCGCGAGCTGTCCGAGGACGCGGTGAGCGCCGAGCGCGGGGGGGACCTGGGGGTGGTGCGCGAGGGCGAGGTGGACGCGGCCTTCTTCACCCAGGCGGTGGGGCTCGTCGCGGGGGCCTGGTCCAAGCCCTTCGAGAGCCCCTTCGGGCTGCACGTGGTGAAGGCGCTCGAGGCGCCCCGCGCGGTGGTGCCGCCCTTCGAGGAGGTGCGCGGCAAGCTCGAGACCCGGGCGCGCGAGGAGGCACGGACGGCACTGCTCGAGCGGCTGCGCGGGGAGATCTCCATTCGCCGCCATCCCGAGCGGCTCGCCGTGCCCGGGGAGGCGAAATGA